Proteins encoded by one window of Winogradskyella sp. PG-2:
- a CDS encoding ABC transporter ATP-binding protein — MQKETSHIILKSEELTIGYKTKNRETLIASNINFELQKGQLIGLVGANGIGKSTLLRTLIKVQSSLSGSITLNDKNLKSLSNLELAKQLSIVLTESLSSKNLSVFELVALGRHPYTNWVGHLTEEDTSIVNNALELVNSIDLKDKRCYELSDGQLQKVMIARALAQDTDVIVLDEPTTHLDMYHKAYILKLLQRLTKETGKTILFSSHEIDLAIQLCDTMIVMQKETVVCDQPSNLISKGVFKSLFPQDLITFDNNSKSFRIKK; from the coding sequence ATGCAGAAAGAAACATCACATATCATACTAAAATCAGAAGAACTCACAATTGGATATAAAACCAAGAACAGAGAAACTTTAATTGCTTCAAACATAAATTTCGAATTACAAAAAGGGCAATTAATTGGTTTAGTTGGTGCTAATGGAATTGGTAAATCCACACTTTTAAGAACGCTTATTAAGGTACAATCTTCTTTATCTGGTTCTATAACTTTAAATGATAAAAATTTAAAGTCTTTATCTAACTTAGAATTAGCCAAACAACTCAGTATCGTATTAACTGAATCATTATCATCTAAGAACCTTTCAGTATTTGAACTTGTTGCTCTAGGTAGACATCCTTATACCAATTGGGTAGGACATCTAACTGAAGAAGATACTTCGATAGTAAATAATGCTTTAGAGCTTGTAAATAGTATTGACTTAAAAGACAAAAGATGCTATGAGCTAAGTGATGGTCAGCTACAAAAAGTAATGATTGCACGTGCCCTTGCACAAGATACAGATGTTATTGTTTTAGATGAGCCAACGACTCATCTCGATATGTATCATAAAGCATACATATTAAAATTACTTCAACGATTAACTAAAGAAACTGGAAAAACTATATTATTTTCTTCTCACGAAATTGATTTAGCAATTCAATTATGTGACACTATGATTGTGATGCAAAAAGAAACTGTAGTTTGTGATCAACCTAGTAATTTAATTTCAAAAGGAGTTTTTAAATCCTTATTTCCTCAAGATTTAATCACTTTTGATAATAATAGTAAAAGTTTTAGGATAAAGAAGTGA
- a CDS encoding tetratricopeptide repeat protein, giving the protein MAQKFFNQGLRLTYAFNHAEAHRSFMEASRLDPNLAMALWGQAYTLGPNINDPMPDKERKNKCNEVIKKASTLFKNATKKEQDLINALNKRYSTDLDKDGHELNMAYMKAMENVVKEYPNDADIQTLYAASVMNTVPWNYWDNEGNPSPNILEAKAALEKAMELNPNNPGAHHYYIHMVELPKPDSAVPSADKLGGLMPAAGHIVHMPSHIYIIVGRYKDAVESNQKAILADEDYISQCYAQGMYPLGYYPHNIHFLWSAASLLGSSKIAIDAAKKTAEKVPVGEMEEQHFLQNFAATPLLAYTRFGKWNDILTYPKPNDSIKHLKLIWHYARGIAFIGKHNIKEAKEELDAIKTLAEDPQIAAILATGFDNSATIAKLAFEVVAGELAKKTI; this is encoded by the coding sequence ATGGCACAAAAATTCTTTAACCAAGGCCTAAGGTTAACCTATGCATTTAATCATGCGGAAGCACATCGATCTTTTATGGAAGCCAGCAGACTAGACCCAAATCTAGCAATGGCGCTTTGGGGACAAGCCTATACATTAGGGCCTAATATTAATGACCCAATGCCAGATAAAGAGAGGAAAAACAAATGTAATGAAGTTATAAAAAAAGCTTCAACTTTATTTAAAAATGCTACAAAAAAAGAGCAAGATTTAATAAATGCACTGAATAAAAGATATTCGACAGATTTAGATAAAGATGGCCATGAATTAAACATGGCTTACATGAAAGCTATGGAAAACGTAGTAAAAGAGTATCCAAATGATGCAGATATTCAAACATTATATGCTGCTTCAGTAATGAATACTGTACCATGGAATTATTGGGATAATGAAGGAAATCCATCACCTAATATTTTAGAAGCTAAAGCCGCTTTAGAAAAAGCAATGGAATTAAATCCTAACAATCCTGGAGCTCATCATTATTATATACATATGGTAGAACTTCCAAAGCCAGATTCAGCAGTTCCTAGTGCAGATAAGCTAGGTGGCTTAATGCCTGCTGCTGGACATATTGTGCATATGCCATCTCATATATATATTATAGTTGGAAGATATAAAGATGCAGTAGAGTCAAATCAAAAAGCAATTTTAGCAGATGAAGACTATATTTCCCAATGCTACGCTCAAGGGATGTATCCTTTAGGCTATTACCCACATAATATTCATTTTCTATGGTCCGCAGCTAGTTTACTTGGATCAAGTAAAATAGCTATTGATGCTGCTAAAAAAACAGCAGAAAAAGTACCTGTAGGCGAAATGGAAGAGCAACACTTTCTTCAAAACTTTGCTGCAACCCCTTTACTAGCATATACTCGGTTTGGTAAATGGAACGATATTTTAACCTATCCAAAACCAAATGACAGTATTAAACATTTAAAACTAATTTGGCACTATGCGAGAGGAATAGCATTTATAGGTAAGCATAATATTAAAGAAGCTAAAGAAGAGCTTGATGCCATTAAGACTCTAGCTGAAGATCCGCAAATTGCAGCAATTCTAGCTACAGGTTTTGATAATTCTGCTACTATTGCAAAATTAGCATTTGAAGTTGTAGCCGGTGAACTCGCAAAAAAAACGATTTAG